In Flagellatimonas centrodinii, a single window of DNA contains:
- a CDS encoding DUF1329 domain-containing protein translates to MNRKYLPLALGLLSALTPLAAAVAAVSPEEAAQLGKTLTAVGAERAGNADGTIPEWTPSERKGALSGEYPSIPEIEAEAALFTITAKNMADYAEHLTAGHRELLTRFPDSYKMKVYPSHRTVTFPEKTQQETIKNATRAHLDGVDNPSGAYVGFPFPIPKSGAEPIWNHRVKYRGDSVRRFNNQMIVQPDGHFTLTKIVEDVKFTYYADPDAAEPQELKPGADFIRYLSETVSPPRYAGTVILVHEKAGFGTEGRSAWLYAPALKRIRRAPAVCCDNPYEGTDGHMFYDQIDMYNGVLERFTWKLVGKREIYIPYNSFRIAGPSVKYADIAAPNHVNPELPRYELHRVWVVEAENRPDQRHTFKKRRFYVDEDSWNVVAIDNYDHQDQLMQFQEGHLVPIHASLWASTIPEVIYHLNSGRYFVTSMINEDQPYDMSLEMTDRNFSAENVQKRTSK, encoded by the coding sequence ATGAATCGAAAGTATCTGCCGTTGGCGCTGGGCCTGCTGTCGGCCCTGACGCCACTGGCCGCTGCCGTGGCTGCGGTATCCCCCGAGGAGGCTGCACAACTGGGCAAGACGCTGACGGCCGTCGGTGCCGAGCGGGCGGGAAATGCCGACGGTACCATCCCGGAATGGACCCCCTCCGAGCGGAAGGGCGCCCTCAGCGGCGAATACCCGAGTATCCCGGAGATCGAAGCCGAAGCGGCACTGTTTACCATCACCGCCAAGAACATGGCGGACTATGCCGAGCATCTCACCGCCGGGCACCGCGAGCTGCTGACGCGCTTTCCGGACAGCTACAAGATGAAGGTCTATCCCAGCCACCGGACAGTGACCTTTCCGGAAAAGACCCAGCAGGAAACGATCAAGAACGCCACGCGCGCACATCTGGACGGGGTCGACAATCCATCCGGTGCCTACGTCGGCTTCCCGTTTCCGATTCCGAAGTCCGGCGCAGAGCCGATCTGGAACCACCGGGTCAAGTATCGCGGTGACAGCGTGCGGCGCTTCAACAACCAGATGATCGTGCAGCCTGATGGCCACTTCACCCTGACCAAGATCGTCGAGGACGTGAAGTTCACCTATTACGCCGACCCTGATGCCGCCGAGCCGCAGGAGCTCAAGCCCGGCGCCGACTTCATCCGCTATCTGTCGGAAACCGTGTCGCCGCCGCGCTATGCCGGCACCGTCATTCTGGTGCACGAGAAGGCGGGTTTCGGCACCGAGGGTCGGTCGGCGTGGCTGTACGCGCCGGCGCTCAAGCGCATTCGCCGCGCACCGGCGGTGTGCTGCGACAACCCCTATGAGGGCACCGACGGGCACATGTTCTACGACCAGATCGACATGTACAACGGCGTGCTCGAACGCTTCACCTGGAAGCTGGTGGGCAAGCGCGAGATCTATATCCCCTACAACTCGTTCCGCATTGCCGGCCCGAGCGTGAAGTACGCCGATATCGCCGCGCCCAACCACGTCAATCCCGAATTGCCGCGTTACGAACTGCACCGCGTCTGGGTGGTCGAGGCAGAGAACCGCCCGGACCAACGGCACACCTTCAAGAAGCGCCGCTTCTATGTCGACGAGGACAGCTGGAATGTGGTCGCCATCGACAACTATGACCACCAGGACCAGTTGATGCAGTTCCAGGAAGGGCATCTGGTGCCGATCCATGCCTCGCTGTGGGCCAGCACCATTCCCGAGGTGATCTATCACCTCAACTCCGGGCGCTACTTCGTCACCTCGATGATCAACGAGGACCAGCCCTATGACATGTCGCTGGAGATGACCGACCGCAACTTCTCCGCCGAGAACGTGCAGAAGCGGACGTCCAAGTAG